A genome region from Maridesulfovibrio salexigens DSM 2638 includes the following:
- the carB gene encoding carbamoyl-phosphate synthase large subunit, with product MPKRTDIKKIMLIGSGPIVIGQACEFDYSGTQALKALKEEGYEVILVNSNPATIMTDPVLADRTYIEPIEPGTIAKIIEKERPDALLPTLGGQTALNTALAVAEMGVLDKFGVELIGASVDVIEKAESRELFRAAMEKIGLKVPTSRIARNIDDVRRCGKEISFPIIIRPAFTLGGTGGGVAYNMEDLEDIAMQGISASLQNEVMLEESILGWKEYELEVMRDRKDNCVIICSIENIDPMGVHTGDSITVAPAQTLTDVEYQMLRDASLAIMREIGVETGGSNVQFAINPENGELAIIEMNPRVSRSSALASKATGFPIAKIAAKLAVGYTLDEIPNDITRETMASFEPTIDYCVIKIPRFTFEKFPGSEDYLTTAMKSVGETMAIGRTFKECLQKGLRSLEVGMPGFGKVFEPSDIDREKLIGLIRKPNSKRMFYLREAFLAGMTLEEIFDITKIDPWYLHQFEDLVTFEKELRQFSLETGLYSGDERVPVMFKKAKEYGYSDPQLATMWRETEENVRNFRKKLGLVPTYYLVDTCAAEFEAYTPYFYSTYESGQEAESMPERKVMILGGGPNRIGQGIEFDYCCCHSAFALEDMGVKSIMVNSNPETVSTDYDTSDRLYFEPLTYEDVLNIIEFEKPEGVIVQFGGQTPLNLAIPLLKAGVNILGTSPDAIDRAEDRERFQALLKKLDLKQPPNGTAMSLEDAKAIAERLDYPLVLRPSYVLGGRGMDIVYSDEEFDSYFREAAVVSPEHPILIDKFLENAVEVDVDALADGEQTYVAGVMEHIEEAGIHSGDSACVLPPHTLSDEIVKEIERQTVALAEELEVVGLMNIQFAVKDGDIYIIEVNPRASRTVPFVSKATGIQLAKMATKVMLGEKLKDLDPWAMRKEGFYSVKEAVFPFNRFPNVDVMLGPEMRSTGEVMGMDYTPGLAFMKAQLGAGIKLPMEGTVFISVKDRDKEAILPTARNFEKLGFKILATGGTANYLFENGIATKKILKVNEGRPHVVDYIKNGDIDLLINTPSGKQTVSDSKEIRQTTLLYGLAYTTTVAGAHAMSLAIEEQRGKGLDVQCLQHYHDM from the coding sequence AAAGCCCTTAAAGAAGAGGGGTACGAGGTTATTCTCGTAAACTCTAACCCCGCAACCATCATGACCGATCCCGTTTTAGCGGATCGAACATACATTGAACCCATCGAACCCGGCACCATTGCCAAAATCATAGAAAAAGAACGACCGGATGCACTGCTGCCTACCCTTGGCGGACAGACCGCATTGAATACCGCACTTGCCGTTGCAGAAATGGGAGTGCTTGATAAATTCGGTGTGGAACTGATCGGTGCATCTGTTGATGTAATTGAAAAAGCCGAGAGCCGTGAGCTTTTCCGTGCAGCTATGGAAAAAATCGGTCTCAAGGTTCCTACCAGCCGTATTGCACGCAATATTGATGATGTCCGCCGCTGCGGAAAGGAAATAAGTTTTCCCATTATCATCCGTCCTGCCTTCACCCTTGGTGGTACCGGCGGCGGTGTTGCATACAACATGGAAGATCTTGAAGATATCGCCATGCAGGGTATTTCTGCCAGCCTCCAGAACGAGGTCATGCTTGAGGAGTCCATCCTCGGCTGGAAGGAATATGAACTTGAGGTCATGCGTGACCGCAAGGATAACTGCGTAATTATCTGTTCCATTGAAAATATCGACCCCATGGGTGTGCATACCGGTGACTCCATCACCGTTGCTCCTGCACAGACTTTGACCGATGTTGAATACCAGATGCTCAGGGATGCTTCTCTCGCCATTATGCGCGAAATCGGTGTTGAAACCGGTGGTTCAAACGTACAGTTTGCAATCAACCCTGAGAATGGCGAGCTGGCTATCATCGAGATGAATCCGCGTGTATCCCGCTCTTCCGCACTTGCATCCAAAGCAACCGGATTTCCCATTGCCAAGATCGCAGCGAAACTTGCAGTGGGCTACACCCTTGATGAAATTCCCAACGATATTACCCGCGAGACAATGGCCTCTTTTGAGCCGACCATTGACTACTGCGTAATTAAGATTCCCAGATTTACTTTCGAGAAATTCCCCGGTTCCGAAGATTACCTGACCACCGCCATGAAGAGTGTCGGTGAGACCATGGCAATCGGTAGAACTTTTAAGGAATGTTTGCAGAAAGGTTTGCGTTCTCTTGAAGTCGGTATGCCCGGTTTCGGTAAGGTCTTCGAGCCCAGCGATATCGACCGTGAGAAATTGATTGGTCTGATCCGCAAGCCCAACTCCAAACGCATGTTTTACCTGCGTGAAGCTTTTCTCGCCGGTATGACCCTTGAGGAAATTTTCGATATCACCAAGATTGATCCCTGGTATCTGCACCAGTTCGAAGACTTGGTTACTTTTGAAAAAGAACTCCGCCAGTTCTCACTTGAAACCGGACTTTACTCCGGTGATGAGCGGGTTCCGGTCATGTTCAAAAAAGCCAAGGAATACGGTTACTCCGATCCGCAGCTGGCAACCATGTGGAGAGAGACTGAAGAGAACGTCCGTAATTTCAGGAAAAAACTCGGTCTTGTTCCTACATATTATCTGGTTGATACCTGTGCTGCGGAATTTGAGGCTTACACCCCTTATTTCTACTCCACTTACGAGTCCGGTCAGGAAGCTGAATCAATGCCTGAACGCAAGGTTATGATTCTCGGCGGTGGACCTAACAGGATCGGGCAGGGCATTGAGTTTGACTATTGCTGCTGTCACTCCGCTTTCGCGCTGGAAGACATGGGCGTGAAGTCGATTATGGTCAACTCCAACCCTGAGACCGTATCCACAGACTACGATACTTCCGACAGACTCTATTTTGAGCCTCTTACTTATGAAGATGTGCTCAACATTATTGAGTTTGAAAAACCTGAAGGCGTAATCGTCCAGTTTGGTGGTCAGACTCCTCTGAACCTTGCGATTCCGCTGCTTAAGGCCGGCGTTAATATTCTGGGAACTTCCCCGGATGCAATTGACCGTGCTGAAGACAGGGAAAGATTCCAGGCTCTGCTCAAGAAACTTGATCTTAAGCAGCCGCCGAACGGAACCGCTATGTCCCTTGAGGACGCTAAAGCCATTGCTGAGCGTCTTGATTATCCTCTGGTGCTTCGTCCTTCCTACGTTCTCGGCGGACGTGGAATGGATATCGTATACAGTGACGAGGAATTCGATTCCTACTTCCGTGAAGCAGCAGTTGTTTCGCCGGAACATCCGATTCTCATTGACAAGTTCCTCGAGAATGCGGTTGAAGTCGATGTAGATGCTCTCGCTGACGGCGAACAGACCTATGTTGCTGGAGTTATGGAACACATTGAAGAAGCTGGAATTCACTCCGGTGACTCTGCCTGTGTTCTGCCTCCGCACACCCTTAGCGATGAAATCGTCAAGGAAATTGAGCGTCAGACTGTAGCCCTTGCTGAAGAGCTGGAAGTTGTCGGCTTGATGAACATCCAGTTCGCAGTCAAAGACGGCGATATATACATCATCGAGGTTAACCCTCGTGCATCCAGAACCGTGCCTTTCGTAAGTAAGGCCACCGGTATTCAGCTGGCTAAGATGGCAACCAAGGTTATGCTTGGTGAAAAGCTCAAGGACCTTGATCCCTGGGCTATGCGTAAAGAAGGGTTCTACTCCGTCAAAGAGGCAGTATTCCCCTTCAACAGGTTCCCCAATGTTGACGTAATGCTTGGACCTGAGATGCGTTCCACCGGTGAGGTTATGGGGATGGATTACACTCCCGGCCTTGCATTCATGAAAGCTCAGCTTGGTGCAGGAATTAAACTGCCCATGGAAGGTACTGTCTTCATCTCAGTCAAAGACCGGGATAAGGAAGCTATTCTGCCCACTGCCAGAAACTTCGAGAAACTTGGATTTAAGATTCTGGCAACGGGAGGGACAGCTAATTACCTTTTTGAAAACGGAATCGCTACCAAGAAGATTCTTAAGGTTAACGAAGGTCGTCCGCACGTTGTTGACTATATCAAGAACGGCGACATCGACCTTTTGATCAACACCCCGTCCGGTAAGCAGACTGTTTCTGACTCCAAGGAGATCAGACAGACAACATTGCTTTATGGACTGGCATATACAACCACTGTCGCGGGTGCCCATGCCATGAGTCTGGCAATTGAGGAACAACGCGGTAAAGGGCTTGATGTGCAGTGCTTACAGCACTATCACGACATGTAA